The following are encoded together in the Bacillus sp. V2I10 genome:
- a CDS encoding TetR/AcrR family transcriptional regulator: MKRSKKEDILDVASELFYKQGIQATGVDQIVAESGVAKMTLYNHFPSKDDLVIAYLQRRDSIWRNWFESTVLEKGSTPKERLIALFDVLEEWFLQSDFRGCSFINTAAEFTELDHSFHQVSLEHKSFLKSFIKRLVEETEIQEIEELTNGLFLLTEGAIVTAMMEGNHKAAHYSRITAQVLVDVYLKGVSK, encoded by the coding sequence ATGAAAAGAAGTAAAAAAGAGGATATTCTCGATGTTGCCTCGGAGTTATTTTACAAACAAGGAATTCAGGCTACAGGGGTGGATCAAATTGTAGCGGAGTCGGGGGTGGCCAAAATGACCCTATATAATCACTTCCCGTCCAAAGATGATCTAGTTATAGCTTATCTTCAAAGAAGAGATTCAATTTGGAGAAATTGGTTTGAATCTACAGTTCTTGAAAAAGGAAGTACGCCGAAAGAGCGCTTAATTGCTTTGTTTGATGTATTAGAAGAGTGGTTTTTGCAATCAGATTTTCGCGGATGCTCTTTTATAAATACTGCTGCAGAATTCACAGAACTTGATCACTCATTTCACCAGGTGTCCCTTGAGCATAAATCGTTTTTAAAAAGCTTTATCAAAAGACTTGTAGAAGAAACTGAGATACAAGAAATAGAAGAATTAACCAACGGTTTATTTCTTTTAACTGAGGGAGCGATTGTTACTGCAATGATGGAGGGAAATCATAAAGCTGCTCATTATAGCCGTATAACCGCTCAGGTCCTTGTAGATGTTTATTTAAAAGGAGTATCAAAATAA